A window of the Hymenobacter sp. GOD-10R genome harbors these coding sequences:
- a CDS encoding ABC transporter permease — translation MSQLYYVVKRELSIRVKTKSFLLFSLISPILFVIPFLFAIFMKPSIKAVVKVGIVSELAATQAKDTILYRGLIFFHLPGTLEQAKKQLSNRKNDLLGVLYIPADAAAGSSSMPIKLYVPQKDAGRENQYKDIEAYVNQYFLQTLAKNIQISQQDIEALTNYRSIYPVVVDYKKSNVNMLAASIAYTTGMLLYLLLILFNNSILKSVAEEKQNRLAEVLSMHVKPFNLMFGKILGSGFVSLMQMTLWVFMAILYLKGLHWLDVNFFGGGSNQSGGPFNLTFILNNVQYLPIQKMLTFIPLFFIFGFLLNGAFTTAIGVSAAADSSASLSFLGNIINIMSIYVAMFSASFPTSMVTKIAMYVPFFSPMAIPTILPYGVPVQQLLLSLSILVLSFLAMIYVTGKIYRLSITANGNPVSLKNIWRSLATSN, via the coding sequence ATGAGCCAGCTATATTATGTCGTCAAGCGCGAGTTATCAATTCGGGTGAAAACTAAATCCTTCCTATTATTTTCTCTAATATCTCCAATTTTATTTGTAATTCCCTTTCTCTTCGCCATATTCATGAAGCCGTCGATTAAGGCCGTAGTTAAGGTAGGCATTGTGAGTGAGCTAGCCGCGACCCAGGCAAAGGATACAATATTGTATCGGGGGTTAATATTTTTTCACCTGCCAGGCACGTTGGAACAAGCTAAAAAACAGCTTTCTAATCGAAAAAATGATTTATTAGGAGTATTGTACATTCCCGCGGATGCTGCTGCCGGATCATCTAGTATGCCGATCAAGTTATATGTACCGCAAAAGGATGCTGGACGAGAAAATCAATATAAAGATATTGAAGCTTACGTCAATCAATACTTTTTACAAACATTGGCTAAAAATATACAAATATCGCAGCAAGATATCGAGGCCCTTACAAACTACCGCAGCATCTATCCAGTTGTCGTTGATTACAAGAAGAGTAACGTTAACATGCTAGCTGCTTCTATTGCTTATACAACCGGTATGTTACTATACCTATTACTTATTCTTTTCAATAATTCAATCTTAAAAAGTGTTGCTGAGGAAAAACAAAACCGCTTGGCGGAAGTGTTATCTATGCATGTAAAGCCTTTTAATTTAATGTTTGGGAAAATATTAGGTTCCGGTTTCGTATCCCTGATGCAGATGACGTTATGGGTATTTATGGCAATACTTTACTTAAAAGGACTGCACTGGCTTGATGTAAATTTTTTTGGTGGCGGTAGCAATCAATCCGGTGGGCCATTTAATTTAACTTTTATTCTGAATAATGTGCAGTATTTACCAATTCAAAAGATGCTGACCTTTATTCCCCTCTTTTTCATCTTCGGATTTCTCCTGAATGGGGCCTTTACAACTGCCATAGGTGTGAGTGCAGCGGCCGACAGCAGCGCGTCACTTTCCTTCCTGGGAAACATCATCAATATCATGAGTATTTACGTGGCCATGTTTTCAGCTAGCTTTCCCACAAGTATGGTCACGAAAATTGCTATGTATGTGCCTTTTTTCTCACCTATGGCTATCCCCACTATCTTGCCCTATGGTGTTCCGGTACAGCAACTGCTTCTTTCGCTGAGTATCCTTGTGCTATCTTTTCTCGCCATGATTTATGTTACTGGCAAGATTTACCGCTTGTCTATTACTGCCAATGGCAACCCAGTTTCTCTGAAGAATATCTGGCGGTCATTAGCTACTAGCAACTAA
- a CDS encoding sensor histidine kinase: MLLFYRLTWFRIALAWGVFTLLMILLVYGQALTSGAPLPWRTLVLGPLIYGLIGTLLTPLVFELATRFNLTAGRARWLLYLLVHAASSVLLTIVYRALYLAALYLVAAPWVHLSWAAIIGSVNVWVPIYWMILFVAYALDFYQKWQHRNVEAVRLEMQLAQAQLHALKQQLNPHFLFNALNALSTLIEDEPQAAQRMTAKLGEFLRLVLDHSQAQQVPLAHELHFAQLYLAIEQVRFSDRLTFTHHVEPATLQALVPHLLLQPLVENAVRHGLASVGGGRIHIKATRQGDWLALEVHNTGNGPTTASPRGIGLANSEQRLQTLYGTRYTFRLGSGPEQGTCVHLTVPFQLAER; the protein is encoded by the coding sequence ATGCTTCTCTTCTACCGTCTTACATGGTTCCGCATTGCCCTGGCCTGGGGCGTGTTCACGCTCCTGATGATCCTGCTGGTGTATGGGCAGGCCCTGACGAGTGGCGCGCCCTTGCCCTGGCGTACCCTGGTGCTCGGTCCTCTGATCTACGGGCTGATTGGCACGCTGCTTACCCCCCTGGTGTTCGAGCTAGCCACGCGCTTCAACCTGACCGCCGGACGCGCGCGGTGGCTGCTGTACTTGCTGGTACACGCCGCGTCTAGCGTGCTGCTGACCATTGTTTACCGTGCCCTGTATCTGGCGGCCCTCTACCTGGTGGCAGCGCCGTGGGTGCACCTCTCCTGGGCAGCGATCATTGGATCGGTCAACGTCTGGGTTCCCATTTACTGGATGATCCTCTTCGTGGCTTATGCCCTGGACTTCTACCAGAAATGGCAGCACCGTAATGTCGAGGCCGTGCGCCTGGAAATGCAGTTGGCGCAGGCCCAGTTGCACGCCCTCAAGCAGCAGCTCAACCCGCACTTTCTCTTTAACGCCTTGAACGCTCTTTCTACCCTCATTGAGGATGAGCCCCAGGCTGCGCAGCGCATGACCGCCAAACTCGGCGAGTTTCTGCGCTTGGTGCTCGACCACTCGCAGGCCCAGCAGGTGCCTTTAGCCCATGAGCTCCACTTTGCCCAGCTCTACCTCGCCATTGAGCAGGTGCGGTTTTCCGACCGCCTTACCTTCACCCACCACGTGGAGCCAGCGACCTTGCAGGCCCTGGTGCCGCACTTGTTGTTGCAGCCCCTGGTGGAAAACGCCGTTCGCCACGGGCTCGCGTCGGTGGGCGGCGGCCGGATCCATATCAAGGCGACGCGCCAGGGCGATTGGCTCGCGCTGGAAGTGCACAACACCGGCAACGGTCCCACCACGGCCAGCCCGCGCGGCATTGGCCTGGCCAACAGCGAGCAGCGCCTGCAGACCCTCTACGGAACCCGCTACACCTTCCGCCTGGGCTCCGGGCCGGAGCAGGGTACCTGTGTTCACCTCACGGTACCCTTTCAGCTGGCCGAGCGCTAA